From Oryza brachyantha chromosome 9, ObraRS2, whole genome shotgun sequence, a single genomic window includes:
- the LOC102701576 gene encoding peptidyl-prolyl cis-trans isomerase CYP21-1, translating to MLRKVAVAFLASAALYVAFSAYSRRESLAEVQLPVVTNRVYLDVEIDGQHIGRIVIGLYGDDVPKTVENFRALCTGEKGIGSNGKSLHYKGTTFHRIIPGFMIQGGDIVRGDGKGSESIYGGTFPDENFIVKHTHPGVIAMANSGPDSNGSQFYITTIKTSWLDREHVVFGRVIQGMDYVYAIEGGAGTYNGKPRKKVVITDSGEIPKEKWAEEI from the exons ATGCTGCGGAAGGTGGCCGTTGccttcctcgcctccgccgccctctACGTCGCCTTCTCCGCCTACTCCCGCCGCGAG AGTCTTGCGGAGGTTCAGTTACCTGTGGTTACTAACAGGGTTTACTTGGATGTGGAAATTGATGGGCAACATATAG GTAGAATTGTCATTGGCCTTTATGGAGATGATGTACCAAAAACAGTTG AAAATTTTAGGGCTCTTTGTACAG GTGAAAAGGGCATTGGGTCCAATGGTAAATCTCTTCACTATAAAGGAACAACATTTCATCGTATCATCCCAGGTTTTATGATTCAGGGTGGGGATATAGTTAGAGGTGATGGAAAAGGAAGCGAGTCTATATATGGGGGCACCTTCCCAGATGAGAACTTCATTGTAAAACACACACACCCAG GGGTTATTGCTATGGCAAACTCTGGACCTGATTCTAATGGATCTCAGTTTTACATTACCACAATCAAGACAAGCTG GTTGGATCGGGAGCATGTTGTGTTTGGCAGGGTAATTCAGGGAATGGATTACGTTTACGCCATTGAGGGGGGCGCTGGCACTTACAATGGCAAGCCAAGGAAGAAGGTTGTAATCACCGACTCTGGTGAGATACCAAAGGAGAAATGGGCCGAAGAGATATAG
- the LOC102701295 gene encoding protein NUCLEAR FUSION DEFECTIVE 4-like: MVAAALDAMAGTRWGRWLGLVTAVWVQCISGNNYTFSNYSDSIKTLMGLTQLQLNGLSVAKDVGKAFGLLAGLASDRVPTWLLLAIGSLEGLLGYGAQWLVVSRTVAPLPYWQMCVFLCLGGNSTTWMNTAVLVTCIRNFRRSRGPVSGLLKGYVGLSTAIFTDVCSALFANNPASFLIMLAVVPAAVCAVAMVFLREGEVAGGAAYGREEEEDGRCFTAINTLAVAIALYLLAADLTGVGGGGGVVSAVFVAVLLVLLASPAVVPAYVAWKSWTKARKLANADVEEAESASAPLLVAKATAERKEAAAEARGPGEKPLLGEEHTIAQALMSLDFWVMFASFLMGVGTGLAVMNNLGQMGVAMGYSDVSLFVSMTSIWGFFGRIASGTISEHFIKTRAIPRPLWNAASQILMAVGYIVMAFGMPGSLFIGSVVVGICYGVRLAVTVPTASELFGLKYYGLIYNILILNLPLGSFLFSGLLAGLLYDAQATKVPGGGNTCVGAHCYRLVFVVMAIACVVGFGLDVLLCIRTKRVYAKIHESKKRSRLTVVQRVS, encoded by the exons atggtggcggcggcgctggacgCAATGGCCGGGACGAGGTGGGGGAGGTGGCTGGGGCTGGTGACGGCGGTGTGGGTGCAGTGCATCTCCGGCAACAACTACACCTTCTCCAACTACTCCGACTCCATCAAGACGCTCATGGGCCTCACGCAGCTGCAGCTCAACGGCCTCTCCGTCGCCAAGGACGTCGGCAAGGCGttcggcctcctcgccggcctcgccTCCGACCGCGTCCCCACCTGGCTCCTCCTCGCCATTGGCTCCCTCGAGGGCCTCCTTGGATACGGCGCGCAGTGGCTCGTCGTGTCCAGGACCGTCGCGCCGCTGCCTTACTGGCAGATGTGCGTCTTCCTCTGCCTCGGAGGGAATAGCACCACGTGGATGAACACCGCCGTGCTTGTCACCTGCATCCGTAACTTCCGCCGGAGCAGGGGGCCGGTGTCTGGCTTGCTTAAGGGATATGTCGGCCTCAGCACGGCCATCTTCACCGACGTCTGCTCCGCGCTGTTCGCCAACAACCCGGCCTCGTTCCTCATCAtgctcgccgtcgtgcccgCCGCGGTGTGCGCGGTCGCCATGGTGTTCCTCCGCGAGGgggaggtcgccggcggcgccgcgtacgggcgggaggaggaggaggacggccgGTGCTTCACCGCAATCAACACGCTCGCCGTGGCCATCGCGCTgtacctcctcgccgccgacctcaccggcgtcgggggcggcggcggggtcgtgTCCGCCGTTTTCGTGGCCGTGCTCCTGGTGCTCCTCGCGTCCCCCGCCGTGGTGCCCGCGTACGTCGCGTGGAAATCCTGGACGAAGGCGCGGAAGCTGGCGAACGCCGACGTTGAGGAGGCGGAGTCCGCGTCCGCCCCACTCCTCGTGGCGAAGGCGACGGCcgagaggaaggaggcggcggcggaggcgcgcggccCCGGCGAGAAGCCGCTGCTCGGGGAGGAGCACACGATCGCGCAGGCGCTCATGTCGCTGGACTTCTGGGTGATGTTCGCATCGTTCCTGATGGGCGTGGGCACGGGTCTGGCCGTGATGAACAACCTGGGGCAGATGGGCGTCGCCATGGGCTACTCCGACGTCTCCCTCTTCGTCTCCATGACCAGCATCTGGGGATTCTTCGGCCGCATCGCCTCCGGCACCATCTCCGAGCACTTCATCAA AACAAGAGCAATTCCACGTCCACTATGGAATGCAGCTTCGCAAATCCTTATGGCCGTGGGCTACATCGTGATGGCGTTTGGGATGCCAGGCTCCCTCTTCATCGGCTCGGTCGTTGTTGGTATCTGCTATGGTGTCCGCCTGGCAGTAACCGTGCCAACAGCGTCTGAACTGTTTGGGCTCAAGTACTATGGCCTCATCTACAACATCCTCATTCTCAACCTGCCCCTCGGCTCCTTCCTCTTCTCTGGCCTTCTCGCTGGTCTCCTATATGATGCACAGGCCACCAAGGTACCTGGTGGTGGCAACACCTGTGTTGGTGCACACTGCTACCGCCTCGTGTTCGTGGTCATGGCGATTGCCTGCGTTGTTGGGTTCGGTTTGGATGTCTTGCTGTGCATCAGGACCAAGAGGGTGTACGCCAAGATCCATGAGAGCAAGAAGCGGAGCAGGTTGACGGTGGTGCAGAGAGTAAGTTAG